The genome window gaggaaagagaagaaaaaagagagaagaggagagggagaaaaGGAAAGTACCGACGACCCCGCCGGATGGAGAAAGTAGCGACGTCAGTGGCAGAAGAGGAGCCCTgaagtgaagaagaagaagaaagaaaggaagaagaagaaaaaagaaagaaaaatgggaaagaaaaaagaaaaaagaaagaaaaaagaaaaggaaaaaatgaaagaaaaataaacacagTTGGGTCAACCGGACCCGACCCGCGCAACCCGAATCCGACCCAAGCAGGCCACCAGCAACAGGCCATCAGTTGCAGGCCCAATCCCTACAATAGGCCCACAGACAACACTCCAGCCTGTTCAAGCCCGTGAGCCCCAGTGCCCAAGCAAAGAAGcttgcacaaaaaaaaaatggaagaagaaaaagagaaaaaaatttaaaaagtaggCATTGGCGTGAGAAGCCATCCAGAATGACCCAATGACCAAGCCCACTGCAGCAGTCGTCGCAAAGACCATTTAACGCAGCAAGCTAGGCCCAATTCAGTAGGCCTAGTAGGCCGAGCGATCAAGAGCCAACAAGCGGCAACCCAACAAGCTCCCGACCAATGTCTGGATGAgcaatgaacaaaaaaaaaaaaaaagaaaaaaaagagccCGGGTCGCATATCCCGTTCTTCAAGTCCGTAATTTTGgggctttttggtaatttttcaacccactttaaatttagtttatgtatttttatgacatttcatttttaatattattggtaTTTCTtaagcattttttattttgtatttatatttttaatgttattttattttattttattaatttaaataaatttaataaataagacaacgaatcgatttgacactaagtcgttgatttcatcgctatgttgggtgaatatcatcggttcgtgttaaatacgatacgcccttttaaaaaattgaaaaaaattcaaaaattctcgggttttaaaataaaatgtttatttttgtggttatttttaaattatcaaaatttcatttttaaaatgtatataatacgataatatgtaatttatcaaaattctcattttttttaaattggatcatgtttaaatattaaattgaactcgtatttttgaaaattaacaCAACGCAGGTTTAACGAgaaccaattttgggcgtcgcgagggtgctaataccttcctcgcacgtaaccgactctcgaaccctaattttctttgaatttttaacgTGGACATAAAATTGActcttttttttagaaaattaaaaaaattcttttaaaaagagaaCTTAATAGCTGTCCGATCAGACctagaaaaaagatcggtggcgactcccatttttttaaaaaaatcgagaatctgttttcaaattttcaataatcgcCTTGACTAGCGTCCGTGCAAATTTTTTGGTCGCTACAGCTGGCAACTTCACTGGGGATCTTTTTTTCTTAGAGTCGAGTCTGATGTTAAACGcgtgttgtcaaaatttttaaaattccttgttcaaattaatttttattcgtgatccttgatttttatttttgaaaagtcatGCATCTGCATCCggttttcaaattaatattttctaacttgttttatttttttgttttttgttcagCTCTAAGTTTTAcggttttagtttgtttttactaaaataaagaataaaaggtttGTGAATTTCTCCCCACACACCGTGCACTTCCATTCTTGCATAACATGAGCTCTCTACCCGAGCTCCGTCCATTAAGTGGAAGTAAAtgctacgccttcgtgagttaaATCGTCCCTCCGCACAGGCTAGTGGTTACATAGGACTTAtgctttcgtgagttaactGGTCCCTCCACataggcataagtaaatgtaatccTTCGAATTGAGCTCGCGAGCCTGTGATGGGTGATAACAGAGGCTCCGTACTAGCCTTGTAGGTGACAGTATAGACAATTCAAGTACCTTTCTAGAACtgaaaccacatatagtgaCCCGTACGAGCCACTCAATTAGAGTCATGCCGAACCTCCGTCCGTTGAATAGTCACCAAAATAAGTACACGGGAGAATTGTCCTCTACCTTGTATCtcttttacatttacattttttgtGAAGGAATTAGATCTGTGTAATAGATTTGGATTGGGTAGATTATCTGATGAGCATGTGAGGTAGGTTTATTTCGCAAAGCATGATCGGGTAAAAATGTGGGTTAGTTCCTAAAAAAATGCATGTTTAGATAGCTTAATTTGTTAGATTTATCGTGGTTTTTCCTCTGTTTATATTTGTTATGATTACTAACCAAGGTTATTtgtcttcattttatttctcatcatTCATCATAGGCATCTTATTAGAAAGGTGTTGATTAGAGATTGGTTACCAAAAAACGGGTTTCTGATGGAGGAGTCAATAACGCAAGTAACCGAGAAAAATGCTGTAGTCCGAGACTGGTCTTTGAGAACCTAGAAGACAAAAGGGGACAGTTTAAAGGAAGGATATATCTCCTATCTTCCCAGGCAGGTGACTTTGAATGCTCATCAGAATAACCTCGAAGACTTGACTAGGATCTAAAAACAATGGGACTTAGACACTAAAGGCATCTTCATTggcaaaatattttgtaatggaTTCTTTTGATTAATGAAACGCTTAAGTATGGGGctatcttgaaatcaacacctattttttgcatatttatgcATGACTGACATTCAGTCATTCATTCATTGCATGTACATATCACCCTAACCATTCACTAAGGCTTACGCATAATCTACAGTTGCAACACTACAAGTCTAGAATCACGTCATTCTTATAGGACGCGTCTAAGAGCTAGAGCTATGGATGCTGAACTCAAcgagaaaattaaaagaatgaaaatgacCCAAACAGAGCTGCAAGAGCAGTTGGCTAAGTCACAGCAAGAGGCGAGAGATTTGATGGTAAGATCTCGAGAGGAGTCACTCCACCTCACGCCCATACAATTTAAAGAGGATATCCGTAAGAGGAACCTACAGTCCTAGAGCAACGTCTTGCACCACCTGCTCATCTAGGGCAAGGGATATTCATATCGAATCCCAGGGCTAATCCAGTAGATCCAATTGTTCCAGATTTGGACGATCCTGTAGAAATAGCAAGGCTAAAAATTGATGATCGTGACGCTCAAGATAAGTATATGATCCTGGAAGAAAGGCTTAAAATAATAGAAGGTGCTGAAGTCTTCTCTGCGTTAAGTGCCAAAGAGCTCAGTTTGGTACCCGATCTGGTCCTACCCCCGAAATTCAAGGTGccagattttgaaaaatatgatgggACGAGATGTCCAAAACCGCATCTTATCATGTTCTGCCGGAAGATGATTGGCTATGTAAGTGAGGATAAATTACTGATACACTGTTTCCAAGACAGTTTGGTCAGACCGACTCTTCGGTGGTATAATCAGCTCAGTAGAGAAAAGATCTGATCATGAAGGACTTAGCATTGACATTTTGTGAGCAATACAAGCATGTATCAGATATGGTACCCAATCGACTAACCCTGCAGATGATGAAAAAGAAGCCGACGGTGACTTTCAAATAATATACACAAATATGGAGGGATATTTCGGCTCAGGTGGAGCCTTCATTAACTTAAACGGAGATAACAGTCCTCTTCATTAACACTTTGAAAACGTCGTTTTATGATAAGTTGGTAGGAAGCGCCACGAAGGACTTTGCGGATATTGTGATATCCTGGGAGCTTATAGAAAACGCTATCAAGAGTGAGAGGATGGAAGGCCCCGAGAGTTTGAAAATGGCAGTACTCGTAAAGAAAAAGGAGGCAAAAACCCATATAGTTGGAACCGAGAGCCACTATACCTCCAATCCATACCCAGCCCAACCACGACCTCATTATCGCGCGCCTTCAAACTTCTACTTTCCTCCCCAAGGTCTTTACTGTCTAGCACCTCCTCCTTATCCTGTCTATGCCATGAATAACCAAAGATCATTCACCATGTTCCCGCCAAACACCATGCCTATACAAAGCCAACCCAGAAATGACCAAAGACCGGTgaaacccaaatctgaaaagcCTCAATTTACCTCAATTCTCGTTTCATATGGAGAGTTATACCTAAAACTGTTAGAGAAGTAATTAATATCCCCATATTATATGGCACCCTTGAAGCCCCCATACCCAAAATGGTATGATCCTAATGCTAGTTGCATGTATCACGCTGGAAATTAGGGGCATTCTACAGAAAACTGTCTTGCATTTAAAAGGAGGGTTCAAGATCTCATCGATACTGGCATTCTGTGATTTGATGGCGTTAGTAATATGGATGAAAATCCTCTTCCTAACCATGCTGATGGAATTATGAATGCGGTAACAAATGAAGAATAGGGGCAAGACAATCTGCAAAGCACTTTGATTGAAAACGGTCTTCAGAACATTAGCATAAATGTTGTTGACAAGGAGGGTGAAGCAGTTGAGGATGTTTCAATGATACACCCTTGTCCTTCAGgatatgttttgaacaattggactgcTATGATCCTTCTTGTAGTTTCTAAGTCCTCTTCAGAGTAATGCCCAATgattattcttcattttttgtGTCCCTAAATAGTGGGATTCCTTTTGTAAGAGCTTTTGTTtgctctttatcatttcaatgaacaTTAATGAAAATGCATTTTTTCATGGTCTTTTTATTTCCATTAGCTTCGTAATTATTCCTTCTTCTCATAGCCTTTCCCTACACGTATTTCATATCATTCCATAACATTATGTTTGTTCATTCCAATACTTTGATGTTccttaatagttttcttttccattcacCTTGTAGGTGCTCAGATATCAATGGCATGAACAATCCTGTTACAAGTCCTAAAATCGATTTTGAGAAAGTTGTTTATTTTGGAGAATTCGAAGCTGAGGAAAATGCTGAAGATTGTGTCTCGTCTCCTGACTTACTAAtaatggtagaacaagaagaCAAACAAATTCTACCCCATCAAGAATTTGTTTAGATAGTAAACTtaggaaatgaagaaaagaagcaAGAAGTGAAGATTGGGACTTCCATTTCAGAGAACACCAAACAGAATCTGATCACCTTGTTCCGTGAGTAAAAAGCCATATTTGCATGGTCGTATCAGGACATGCCAGGGTTGAACAAAGATGTGGTGGACCATAGGCTCCCATTGAAAACTGAATGCAAACCCGTTCAGTACAAGTTAAGAAGGATAAGACCTGAAATGctattaaagataaaagaagaagtcaagaaacaatttgatGCTGGCTTCCTACAAGTCTCTAAATATCCAGAATGGGTAGCTAACTTAGTCTCAGTACAGAAAAAATACGGCAAGGTATGAATGTGTGTGTATTATCGCGATCTGAATCGAGCAAGCCCTAAGGATAATTTTTCATTGCCACACATCAACACGTTAGTAGATAACACGACAAAacattctttgttttctttcatggatggtttctcgggttacaatcagataaagatggctCCCGAAGATATGGAAACAACCACATTCGTAACAATGTGGGGAACGTTCTGCTACAAggtgatgccattcggattgAAGAATGCTGAGGCAACATATTAGAGGGCCATGATGAtgttgttccatgacatgatgcacaaagaaatagaagtttatgtcgatgatatgattgccattTCCCGGAAAGAAAAAGAGCATGTTAGGAACCTCAGGAAGCTGTTCgaaagattaagaaagttccaGCTAAAGCTTAACCCAGCCAAGTGTACGTTTGGGGCTACCTCAGGAAAGTTGCTAGGTTTCATTGTCAGCGAGAGAGGTATTGAGGCTGATCCAGATAAGATAAAAGCCATACAAGAACTGCCACCTCCGCCCACACAAAAAGAAGTCAGAGGATTTTTAGGAaggttgaattacattgcttGATTCATTACTCAACTTACCAACCAGTGTGATCTAATTTTTTGACTCCTTCAAAAACATAATCCGAGAGAATGGAACGAGGAGTGCCAAGTGGCCTTCAACAAGATAAAATAGTATTTGTCTAATCCTCCGGTGTTAGTACTGTCGACCCCTAAAAAACCCTTAATATATATCTGACCTTGTTCAAAAACTCAATGGCCTGCGTACTGGGGCAACATGATGAGTCGGGGGAAAGAGAAAAGGCAATTTACTACCTTAGCAAAAAGTTCACAGAGTATGAGGCAAAGTACCCGTCAATTGAAAAATTCTGTTGTGCATTGGTTTGGGTAGTTCGGAGGCTCAGacaatacatgtttaatttcaaAGTTGGATCCATTAAAGTAAATGACGGAATCACCCGCACTCTCAGGAAGAATGGCACGATGGCAAATCTTATTGTTTAAGTATGATATCGCGTATGTGAGCCAAAAGTCAATAAAGGGAAGCACGATAGCTGACTTCTTGGCAAGTAGAGCAATGGAAGAGTACGAGTCTTTGAGATTCGATTTCCCAGATGAAGACTTGATGTGCATTTCCGAAAAAGAAAGTGAATCATCAAAAGATCAACAATGGAAGATGAGCTTTGATGGAGCATCGAATGCATTAGGACACGGGATAGGAGTAGTCTTACTGTCACCAGAAGGGAACTATTACCCGCTTATTGCCAGATTGAATTTCTTATGTACCAATAATATagcagaatatgaagcttgcatcatgggactTCGTGCAGCTATTGaacagaaaatcaaaattttagacgTGTACAAGGACTCAGCATTGGTGATTTATCAAATTCGTAGAGATTGGGAAGTAAGGGATTTGAAATTGATCAAGTATCACGATCTCGTTGTAGAATTGATCAAAGAATTTAAAGAAACGACTTTTAACTACCTCCCACAAGAAGAAAACCAATTGGCTGATGCCTTGGCCACCTTAGCTTCAATGTTCGAAGCAAACAGATATACTGAAATAATGCCTCTTCAAATGAGCATATATGAGGTCCCTGCACATTATTTTAGCATTGAGAATGCGCCAGTTGGACAACCATGGTTCCATGATATTTTGGAGTATATCAAGAATCAAAGGTATCCCGAGCAAGAAAACaagaatgacaaaagaacaatcAGGAGATTGGCGATTGGATTTGTTCTTAACAAGAATATTCTatacaaaagaggaaaagatcaaATGCTCCTGAGATGCGTGGACGCTGTTGATGCCAAAAGAATACTTGAAGATGTCcatgaaggaatttgtggaaTGCATACTAATGGTTTCACTATGGCTAGGCAAATTATGAGACTTGGTTATTATTGGCTGACGATGGAAAGGGATTGCAGTAGCTACGCACGAAAGTGCCTGAAAATGTGTTAATTTTACGGCTATAAAATTCATGTAGCTCATTTGccccttcatgtcatgacttctccatggcctttttctatgtagggcatggatgttatagggccaatttcttcgaaggcttctaatggacatcgattcatctttgtggttgtagattacttcacaaaatgggtagaagccgCTTCATTTGCTAATGTGACGAAGACTGCAATCTGTAGGTTCCTAAAAAATGAGATCATATTCGATATGGTTTGCCTGAGAGAATCATTTCAGATAATGTTTTGAATCTGAACAACAAAATGATGTAAGAAGTGTGAGCAATTCAAGATAAAGCATCATAATTCATCACCCTATCGCCCGAAAATGAACAGAGCAGTTGAAGCGGCCAACAAAAACATTAAGAGGATTATCAGGAAAATGGCTGAGACATATAAAGACTGGCACGAGAAACTACCATTAGTTTTGTATGTATACCGTACCTCTGTGCGGACATCTACGGGAGTGGCTCCTTTCTCTCTGATCTACAAAATGGAAGCTATTTTTCCCATTGAAGTTGATATCCCATCCCTACGCGTCTTGATGGAATCAAAATTGGAAGAATCAGAATGGGTTCGAGCTCGAACTGATCAGCTAAACCTTATTGAAGGAAAACACTTGAAGGCAATTTGTCATGGACAGATTTACCAAAAGAGAATGATCACGGCCCATGATAAAACGGTGCGGCCAAGAGAATTCCGCGAAGGGGAACTCGTACTAAGAAATATCCTCCCAATACAAAAAGACTTTCAAAGAAAATGATCACCAAATTTGGAAGGGCCgtatgttgtaaaaaaggcctTCTCGGGAGGGGCTCTAATTCTCACTAAGATGGATGGTAAAGAATTACCTAATCCAGTGAACTCAGATGCTATAAAGaaatattatgcctaaaaaaaCCAAGTCAagatgaaaacccaaaaagggcgtcTTGATAAAAAACTGATCAggatgaaaacccaaaaaggtgTCCTAATGAAGTTGATTCAGACTTAAGGAGAAAGACGACTTGAACAGGGAGTCGAATGGCGAGGTTACAATATTTGAGGCATTCTCAGAAGCTCGAAATCTTCTATACAGGAAGCCATGCTCGAAAAGATCCTTGATGAAGAAACGTGGAAAAGTTCATGCGTTGGATATCTAGAGCATTTGTAGCCATTGaattcattttcctttctttatgaCGCTTTCTTTATTGAACTATTCCTtgtcaattttctttgtttgttgcttttgaaatgaatatgaaCATGATGTTTTCCTTTCGTACCTACTTTGTCATTGTCAAGCATCTcatatttgattcatttaaatgataaatagtaagatgacatactctaaacaaaaggaatgttgAGTATTACCAGGATTAGAATTTGATAAGTACAAGGGCTTCGAAGCAAGAACAAAGTTCAACAAAGGGCAAGAGGGTGATATACGAAGAAATAAGGGTTACTCACCAAACTCGAGGAGGAGTACAAAACCTGAGAGAAAAGTCAAAGATTGAGGCAATGAATGCAGTCCCTCACGAAAAAGGGGGCACGTGACAAATAGCCTATGGTGCATGGCATGATCATGTAGGCATAAAAGCATTTAGGACAAACAGGTGtatatcataataatatcatacatgacatatacaGGTATCCCAGTAGAGCAAGGAAATTTGGGAGAAAGCTGCACAGAATCAATGAAAAAGAAGGCTTTTAGTTTCACctgatgattttttttgaaacccaaattctttcaagaattatttttcaatttctgttttttttttaaaatcaactcataatgcgagaggtgagttgagcctcgatgtaacatcccaaaataagGCCTAAACGGAACAGTGGTTGCGAAACCACAAACtcgagatagaaaagtttattatgactaatttttatgatttaccgattgattggatgcatgtgttagaatatcgataagaaatttcagcgataGCATgtttgaattgcatattagggcttaattgcaaaagtgggtaaatatgaattttagatgataaaggatttaattgaagtgcataaatgaagtagaggtccttaaatggtaattagaccattatattttcatggacaaaaatgagcattcatagataaaaataactaaagttttaattaaaggcattttagtcatttggtaataaaaagaagtaagaagggaaaaagatggtaaaatatgctcatcttcaaGCTATGGCTGAATTTTACAAGAGGAAACCATGGCTaaggtttttcaagcttccaagcctcatagtaagtgcatccaagccccgtttttaatgtttttttatgtttttggagtcctcgtagctcaattcagcttattctaccattaattcatgttagagttcatatttggaaaaatacccattggtgaaatgtgtttattttaatgttttatggtagaatgtgaagcttgaaattatgttaaacaacttttgctaggtgattttaagtgaaaacgagtaaaacgacacaatcggtaaaaatacctaatgttcataagtaaatgttagagtgggaatttgatgtttctatagaagggaaagatat of Gossypium raimondii isolate GPD5lz chromosome 3, ASM2569854v1, whole genome shotgun sequence contains these proteins:
- the LOC105795905 gene encoding uncharacterized protein LOC105795905, yielding MTESPALSGRMARWQILLFKYDIAYVSQKSIKGSTIADFLASRAMEEYESLRFDFPDEDLMCISEKESESSKDQQWKMSFDGASNALGHGIGVVLLSPEGNYYPLIARLNFLCTNNIAEYEACIMGLRAAIEQKIKILDVYKDSALVIYQIRRDWEVRDLKLIKYHDLVVELIKEFKETTFNYLPQEENQLADALATLASMFEANRYTEIMPLQMSIYEVPAHYFSIENAPVGQPWFHDILEYIKNQRYPEQENKNDKRTIRRLAIGFVLNKNILYKRGKDQMLLRCVDAVDAKRILEDVHEGICGMHTNGFTMARQIMRLGYYWLTMERDCSSYARKCLKMC